The genomic segment CTATCCACTCACGCAAGCACCGCCAGAAAAGCATTGGCTGCCAAACTTCACATGGTTCGATTATATCCGTCCACTTGACAAAGATGATATTTTCATTTGGCGTGGAAAGGAAAAGGGGACAGAGATTAAGGCACAGAAACGGCGGGTGGCACCGTTGCAGCAGATAGGGGTGTCTGCAGGAAAAGTGGATGCATCCCAGACTGAAGGAGGTGGCACGCCATGAGTCTGTTCCGACAACGTCGTCCGCGCCCGTTCCGTCAAGATTATATTTATGGTGAAGAGCGGAAGCTGCGTATAGCCGAAATGGAAAGGCAGATTCGGGGAGAGACCGACACAGAGGAAGCGTTCCGCCCTGAAAATTTGCGTGGAACGTATGTACAGGCTACTCGCCACCTTCGCCGTAAAAAGGAGAATGACAGCAAATGGCTCGCGGTAGGAACTACTGCAAAGGTCATTGCCATTGTTGTGTTGATATTGATATGGATGTATTTGTTGTGATGATTGAATGTTGACGAAAAGATGAGCGATATTATACAACTTCTTCCCGATTCGGTAGCCAATCAGATTGCTGCCGGAGAAGTGATACAGCGACCGGCTTCTGTCATAAAAGAGTTGGTCGAGAATGCCATTGATGCCGATGCGAAGACAATCCACGTCTTGGTGGTTGATGCCGGACGCACATCCATACAAGTGATAGACGATGGAATCGGTATGTCAGAAACTGATGCCCGCCTGGCTTTTGAGCGTCATGCAACCTCGAAAATCCGTCAGGCAGATGATTTGTTCAATCTCCATACGATGGGATTCCGGGGAGAGGCGTTGGCTTCCATTGCTGCCGTTGCTCAAGTGGAACTGACAACACGTCCTCGGGGGGCAGAAGTCGGAGTGCGTTTGTCCGTTTCCGGCTCAAAATTCATGGGACAAGAAACGGTGTCGTGTCCCGAAGGAAGCAACTTCAAGGTGGAGAATCTTTTTTATAATGTTCCTGCCCGTAGAAAGTTTCTGAAATCAAACACAACCGAACTCAATCAGATTCTTTCGGCTTTTGAACGGATTGTGCTGGTCTATCCGAATATACACTTTACTTTCCACAGCAACGGGGCGGAAGTTTTCAACCTGCGTGCCTGTGCACTGCGCCAACGCATCGTGGACGTATTCGGCAAGCGGATCAGTCAGGAGTTGTTGCCTTTGGATGTCAATACATCCGTCTGTCAGGTGAGCGGCTTTGTCGGTAAACCGGAATCAGCTCGCAAACGCGGGGCACATCAGTATTTCTTCGTGAATGACCGCTACATGAAACATCCGTATTTCCATAAAGCGGTAATCAATGTGTATGAGCGGTTGGTGCCTACGGGAGAGCAAGTTCCGTATTTCATCTATTTCAAAGTGCCTCCTCAAGATATTGATGTAAATATTCATCCCGTGAAGACGGAAATCAAGTTTGAGAACGAACAGATGATATGGCAGATACTGACGGCAGCAGTGAAAGATGCTATCGGAAGGTTTGTGGAGATACCCGCTATAGATTTCGATACCAAAGATCGTCCGGATATTCCTGTGTTTGATTCAAAAGCTTCCCCGAACCCCATGCCGAAAGTGGAGTATAATCCGAAGTACAATCCTTTTGATACAGCATCAGGGAAAACGCGGAAGGCAGCTCCCGAACAATGGGAGCAACTCTACGAAGGGCTTGTGGGAAATGAGACGGAACAGTCGCTTTTCGGACAACAGCCTGTAGGCATGGAAGAGGATGTCATCGAAGAGAAATCGCCTATACATTATCAATATAAAGGGTGCTATATCATGACGGCGGTGAAGTCGGGCTTGATGATTATCGACCAGCATAGGGCACATGTGCGTGTGTTGTATGAAGAATATTTGCACCGTACAGGTGAACAAGGAAACAATATCCAAAAACTGCTGTTTCCTGAAATGTTGGAATTGACACCTTCAGATGATGTCTTAATGAGCAAGATTCTTCCTGATCTGAATGACATGGGCTTCGAACTGACGCCGCTTGGCGGTGGAAGCTATGCGGTCAATGGAGTTCCGGCAGGACTTGAAGGACTTAACTATGTCAGTTTGCTTGAAAGTATGATAGAGGCAGCAAAGGAAAAACCAGTTGGACTACGGGAAGAGTTGCAGGAAATGCTCGCACTTAATTTAGCCCATCATGCAGCCATCCCATACGGTCAGGTTCTTGGAAATGAGGAAATGGAACAATTGGTGAATCGCCTCTTCGCCTGTTCCAATGTCAATTACGCTCCCGACGGGAAGGTGATTATGACGATTCTCAAACAGGAAGAAATTGAAAAAATGTTGGGATAATTCCGAAAATAACGGATAAAAGGAATTTTTTTTGATGGAAATAGAACAATTTTCATAAAAAAAATAGTTAATATTAAAATTTATTGTTACCTTTGTCCCCGATTTTGATATATCATATTATATTTTGGATTTATTATTATTTAATTTATAAAGTTATGAGAAAATTATTAATCGTACTGGCTTTTGCCGGTGTATCTGTAACTTCTATGGCGCAGGACGTGCCTACAGAAAAGTACAGCGTAGCTACCAACTCATTCTGGAGCAACTGGTTCATTCAGGTTGGCGCAAACTGGAATGCTTGGTATGCAGGTAATGGTGCTGAGCATGGTTCTAACCTTCCGGCAAGCCCTTTCAAGGGTTTCCGTTCTAACCCGGGTGCAGCACTCTCTATTGGTAAGTGGTTTACTCCTGGTATGGGTCTCCGTTTGAAGGTCCAGGGTATTTGGGGTAAGACCGTTCGTGCCGGTTATGAAGAAGGTGTAAACGCCTATGAGGACTATGCAAAAGGTAACAAGTATTGGATTCTTAACGGACATGCTATGTTCAACCTGAGCAACATTTTCTTCGGCTACAATGAGAAGCGTGTGTTCAACCTCATTCCGTTCGTCGGTGGTGGTTTCGGACGTACAATGACTCACAACTTCTATGCAATGGACCTGAGCGCTGGTTTGCAGGCACAGTTCCGCATCAAGAAGCACTTTGCAATTCATGCAGAGTTGGGTTGGAACCGTCTTGAGACTGACATCGATGGTGGTTACGACTACTATGGAAACCGTGGATGGGATTCACACACTAACAACCTTTATGCAGAACTTGGTTTGACTTTCAACCTCAACAAGGCTACATGGGACAAAGTGCCCAATGTTGACGCCCTCAACGCTGACTGGCAGAACCGTCTCGATGCTCTGAACTCTCAGCTCCGCGATGCTAATGCAGACAACGACCGTCTGCGCAAGATGCTTGCTGACAAGCCAGCTGCAGAGCCTGCTAAGACTGTGAAAGAGTTCGTTTCTACTCCGATTTCTGTATTCTTCGTTCTGAATAAGACAGATTATCTGCAGCCGAAAGACCTCGTTGACTTGAAGACTGTTGCTGACTACGCTATTGAGCACAACCGCAAGGTTCGCGTATTCGGTTATGCTGACAGCGCTACCGGTTCTGCTGAGCGCAACAAGTGGCTGGGTGAGCACCGTGCAGAGAAGGTTGCTAACGAACTCGTGAAGATGGGTGTTCCTCGCAACAATATCATCGAAGAGCCTCAGGGTGGTGTGAGCCTCCTCACTCCGAACTACGAGCGTTCTTACGACCGTCGCGTTTTGGTTCAGGTTGTTGAATAATACCTGTTATCATACCAATCAAAAGCGCTTCCCTTCCGGGAGGCGCTTTTTTGTTGGCGCTTTTTAAGCGTGAGTCCGGTATAATAATCACATGAGTCCGGTATAAGCATCGCATGAATCCGACGACATCCCTCATGCCGTTCCCCTCATTCCACTCGTTGAGCAGCTTGCTGCTTCTGTATATTTATACGAGGGCGATGTGGTTGGGGTTCGTTTTGTAAACTGTTGATTTTCTGGGTGTTAAATACTGCTTTCCAAAAGTTGAACTTTTGGCTTGCAAAAGTGGCACTTTTAGGCGATGAAAGTTCAACTTTTAGCGTGCAAAAGTTCAACTTTTGGAAAGTGAAAGTTCAACTGCATATTTATACGTCCTTTTCGGTATGTTTATGCAGGGTGTTTTTTTGTGTCATTTTTATTGAATTCCCGTTTTTCGTAGTGCTGAAATGAAGGCGTAAAAAAAGCGACGGAATCTTTATTCCATCGCTTGGGCGTTTTCTTTAGAGATGTTGTTTGTGGAATCTAACTTCTGAAACCGATAATCTTTCTGACTTCTCTCAGCGTAGCCAGTGCACTTTCCCGTGCCCGCTCTGCTCCCTCGCGTGCTATGCGGTCCAACAGATCGGTGTTTGAAGTGTATTCCGTGATTCGTTCGCGGATGGGAGCCACCGTCTTGCAGATGTCCTCAGCTATCTGTTTTTTCAGGTCTCCGTAGCGCAAGGTGCAGTCGTTCCATTTCTCGTCGAAGAATTTGAACGTCTCTTCCGTAGAGCAGATGCGCAGGAACGTGAACAGGTTTTCAATCACTTCGGGGCGCGGACTGTTCGGCGTTTGCGGTCCCATGTCAGTGACTGCCCGCATCACTTTCTTCGAAATCGTTTTATCATCGTCATGCAGATAGATGCAGTTGCCTTCGCTCTTACCCATTTTTCCGCTGCCGTCAAGTCCGGGAACTTTCACCGCTTTCTCGCTGAAATAGAAGTTCTGGGGTTCGGGGAAGAACTCCACGCCGTAGATGTGGTTGAAGCGCCGTGCACACTTGCGTGCCATTTCCATGTTCTGTTCTTGGTCTTTTCCCACAGGCACTTTCTTGGCGCGGTGCTGCAGAATGTCGGCAGCCATCAGGGTGGGGTAGGTAAAAAGTCCGGCATTCACATTGTCCGGTTGCTGGCGAGCCTTTTCCTTAAAGGTCGTCACGCGTCCCAGTTCGCCGATATATGTGTTCATATTTAAGAACAGATACAGCTCGAGTGTTTCTTTCACGTCGCTTTGTACGTATATCGGAGCTTTCTGCGGGTCGATGCCGCAGGCAAGATATTCGGCAAGAATGATGCGTGCACTTTGCTGTATGTCTTCAGGCTTCGGTCGGGTTGTCAGCGAGTGCCAGTCAGCGATGAAAAACATGCAATCATATTCCTCTTGCATTTTGACAAAACTCTTTACTGCCCCGAAATAGTTCCCGAGATGCAGATTCCCGGTCGGACGAATGCCACTAACAACTTTTTCCATATCTTCTGTGATTTTATTTATGTGCTGCAAAGGTAATGAAAATAATTGATAAACGAGGAAACATGCTCTT from the Prevotella sp. Rep29 genome contains:
- the mutL gene encoding DNA mismatch repair endonuclease MutL gives rise to the protein MSDIIQLLPDSVANQIAAGEVIQRPASVIKELVENAIDADAKTIHVLVVDAGRTSIQVIDDGIGMSETDARLAFERHATSKIRQADDLFNLHTMGFRGEALASIAAVAQVELTTRPRGAEVGVRLSVSGSKFMGQETVSCPEGSNFKVENLFYNVPARRKFLKSNTTELNQILSAFERIVLVYPNIHFTFHSNGAEVFNLRACALRQRIVDVFGKRISQELLPLDVNTSVCQVSGFVGKPESARKRGAHQYFFVNDRYMKHPYFHKAVINVYERLVPTGEQVPYFIYFKVPPQDIDVNIHPVKTEIKFENEQMIWQILTAAVKDAIGRFVEIPAIDFDTKDRPDIPVFDSKASPNPMPKVEYNPKYNPFDTASGKTRKAAPEQWEQLYEGLVGNETEQSLFGQQPVGMEEDVIEEKSPIHYQYKGCYIMTAVKSGLMIIDQHRAHVRVLYEEYLHRTGEQGNNIQKLLFPEMLELTPSDDVLMSKILPDLNDMGFELTPLGGGSYAVNGVPAGLEGLNYVSLLESMIEAAKEKPVGLREELQEMLALNLAHHAAIPYGQVLGNEEMEQLVNRLFACSNVNYAPDGKVIMTILKQEEIEKMLG
- a CDS encoding OmpA family protein produces the protein MRKLLIVLAFAGVSVTSMAQDVPTEKYSVATNSFWSNWFIQVGANWNAWYAGNGAEHGSNLPASPFKGFRSNPGAALSIGKWFTPGMGLRLKVQGIWGKTVRAGYEEGVNAYEDYAKGNKYWILNGHAMFNLSNIFFGYNEKRVFNLIPFVGGGFGRTMTHNFYAMDLSAGLQAQFRIKKHFAIHAELGWNRLETDIDGGYDYYGNRGWDSHTNNLYAELGLTFNLNKATWDKVPNVDALNADWQNRLDALNSQLRDANADNDRLRKMLADKPAAEPAKTVKEFVSTPISVFFVLNKTDYLQPKDLVDLKTVADYAIEHNRKVRVFGYADSATGSAERNKWLGEHRAEKVANELVKMGVPRNNIIEEPQGGVSLLTPNYERSYDRRVLVQVVE
- the trpS gene encoding tryptophan--tRNA ligase, encoding MEKVVSGIRPTGNLHLGNYFGAVKSFVKMQEEYDCMFFIADWHSLTTRPKPEDIQQSARIILAEYLACGIDPQKAPIYVQSDVKETLELYLFLNMNTYIGELGRVTTFKEKARQQPDNVNAGLFTYPTLMAADILQHRAKKVPVGKDQEQNMEMARKCARRFNHIYGVEFFPEPQNFYFSEKAVKVPGLDGSGKMGKSEGNCIYLHDDDKTISKKVMRAVTDMGPQTPNSPRPEVIENLFTFLRICSTEETFKFFDEKWNDCTLRYGDLKKQIAEDICKTVAPIRERITEYTSNTDLLDRIAREGAERARESALATLREVRKIIGFRS